One Synechococcus sp. PROS-9-1 DNA window includes the following coding sequences:
- a CDS encoding AbrB family transcriptional regulator yields MLTGVDLLAKVKDLGDVSKTDLATQCGYVSQKKDGSDRVNFTAFYEALLNAKGIDLGGRAGGIGKGGRKLSYIAKVQGNGNLLIGKAYTAMLELNPGDNFTIKLGRKQIRLIPEGAEDTEE; encoded by the coding sequence ATGCTTACTGGTGTTGATCTTCTCGCCAAGGTTAAAGATCTTGGCGATGTGTCCAAAACCGATTTAGCCACTCAGTGCGGCTACGTTTCACAAAAGAAAGATGGAAGTGATCGAGTAAATTTCACAGCCTTTTATGAAGCACTCCTGAACGCGAAAGGCATTGATCTCGGTGGCAGAGCAGGGGGGATTGGCAAAGGTGGACGCAAACTGAGCTACATCGCCAAAGTTCAAGGCAATGGAAATCTTTTGATCGGGAAAGCCTATACAGCAATGCTTGAGCTCAACCCAGGAGATAATTTCACTATCAAGTTAGGTCGAAAGCAAATTCGTCTCATCCCTGAAGGTGCGGAAGACACCGAAGAATGA
- a CDS encoding DUF427 domain-containing protein, with protein MKAIFNGSILAISDDIVYVDGNAYFPRDALHLQYFRDSRHTSVCGWKGTARYWDLIVDDQIITNVAWSYETPKPDAEAIRYRVAFYSGKGVVVS; from the coding sequence ATGAAAGCAATTTTTAACGGTAGCATTCTGGCCATAAGCGATGATATCGTTTATGTGGATGGAAATGCTTATTTCCCTCGTGATGCCCTGCATCTCCAATACTTTCGCGACTCTAGACATACATCGGTGTGTGGTTGGAAGGGTACAGCACGCTACTGGGACTTGATTGTTGACGATCAGATTATTACGAATGTGGCATGGAGTTATGAGACACCAAAGCCTGATGCAGAAGCCATTCGTTATCGGGTTGCTTTCTATTCCGGAAAGGGTGTCGTTGTCTCTTGA
- a CDS encoding Nif11-like leader peptide family natural product precursor: protein MSALQSFLEHLQRDGRLQSRVQSAMTAAEVAMIAQELGYPVSGSELLLLSGKSLTGMRVLRIDHPGEYPHRY from the coding sequence TTGAGCGCTCTCCAGTCCTTTTTGGAGCACTTGCAACGCGATGGTCGTTTGCAAAGCCGCGTCCAGTCAGCAATGACAGCCGCTGAGGTTGCGATGATCGCTCAGGAGCTCGGCTACCCCGTGTCTGGAAGCGAGTTGCTGTTGCTATCTGGCAAGTCACTGACAGGGATGCGAGTTCTTCGTATCGATCATCCTGGTGAATACCCACACCGTTACTGA
- a CDS encoding glycosyl hydrolase family 57: MTQHQSPAIAGREADLHSLLQNREPVWIEHTNLKLEGISSAFACALHMHQPTIPAGKSGELVSHLQYMVENQGEGDNHNAEPFAQCYRRMADLIPQLISEGCNPRIMLDYSGNLLWGVHQMGREDITRALRYLACDPDMQRHVEWLGTFWSHAVAPSTPIPDLKLQISAWQHQFVDLFGEEALKRVKGFSPPEMHLPNHPDTLHAFIQALNDCGYSWLMVQEHSVENPDGSPLTHAQRYLPNQLVARSSTGDTARITVLIKTQGSDTKLVGQMQPYYEALTLGQQPLGRRHIPSVVTQIADGENGGVMMNEFPEAFLQAHRKACNQNPVGEGQAQTVAINGSEWLELLEQAGVTTTDFPEVQAVQQHRLWQQVGRGSNRETVKAAIDELKASNSGFSMEGASWTNNLSWVEGYDNVLEPMNQLSAAFHQRFDQQTAENPSFTTDERYQKALLHLLLLETSCFRYWGQGTWTEYARNIHSRGKALLN; the protein is encoded by the coding sequence ATGACCCAACACCAATCTCCAGCGATCGCCGGCCGAGAAGCCGATCTGCATTCCCTTTTGCAGAATCGCGAGCCTGTCTGGATAGAGCACACAAATCTGAAGCTTGAGGGGATCAGCTCAGCGTTCGCTTGTGCTCTACACATGCATCAGCCAACGATCCCGGCCGGCAAAAGTGGAGAACTGGTTTCCCATCTGCAATACATGGTTGAGAACCAGGGAGAGGGTGACAATCACAACGCGGAACCCTTCGCTCAGTGCTATCGACGGATGGCTGATCTCATTCCGCAACTGATCAGCGAAGGATGCAATCCACGCATCATGCTCGATTATTCGGGCAACCTCCTCTGGGGAGTTCACCAGATGGGTCGAGAAGACATCACACGCGCACTGCGCTATCTCGCCTGTGATCCAGACATGCAACGCCATGTGGAATGGCTAGGTACGTTCTGGAGCCATGCGGTAGCTCCATCCACACCGATTCCCGATCTCAAGCTTCAGATCAGTGCCTGGCAACACCAGTTTGTTGATCTTTTCGGGGAGGAAGCACTCAAACGGGTGAAAGGGTTTTCACCCCCCGAAATGCATCTTCCAAACCACCCAGATACCCTTCATGCCTTCATCCAGGCTCTCAATGATTGTGGTTACAGCTGGTTGATGGTTCAAGAACACAGTGTAGAAAACCCAGATGGCTCACCTCTGACCCATGCACAGAGGTACCTCCCCAATCAACTGGTCGCACGGAGCTCAACAGGAGACACAGCACGGATCACTGTTTTAATCAAGACACAAGGCTCTGACACCAAACTGGTGGGCCAAATGCAGCCCTATTACGAGGCGCTCACCCTGGGGCAACAACCGCTTGGACGCAGGCATATTCCATCAGTGGTAACGCAAATCGCGGATGGCGAAAACGGGGGAGTGATGATGAATGAATTCCCAGAGGCGTTTCTTCAAGCGCACCGCAAAGCGTGCAATCAGAACCCGGTGGGAGAGGGGCAAGCCCAAACGGTGGCAATCAACGGAAGCGAATGGCTTGAGCTTCTCGAGCAGGCAGGAGTAACGACCACCGATTTCCCCGAAGTACAGGCAGTACAGCAGCACCGGCTATGGCAGCAGGTGGGACGTGGTTCAAATCGTGAGACTGTCAAAGCAGCAATCGATGAACTCAAAGCCAGTAATAGTGGCTTCTCGATGGAGGGAGCCTCATGGACCAACAACCTCAGTTGGGTTGAGGGGTACGACAACGTGTTGGAACCGATGAACCAACTCAGCGCAGCCTTTCATCAACGTTTCGACCAGCAAACGGCAGAAAATCCATCATTCACGACAGATGAGAGGTACCAAAAAGCACTGCTGCATCTGCTTCTACTTGAAACAAGCTGCTTTCGTTATTGGGGCCAAGGCACATGGACGGAGTACGCCCGCAACATTCACAGCCGAGGCAAGGCTTTACTGAACTAA
- a CDS encoding TIGR03894 family protein, with protein sequence MADKELLKEVGQELWGSVKKLRPGLPRESRLELTLKALMVIGDLSDQVQAAVVVGLIAEQEPPENEPQGKDVTTSPDNEPEVEQTPDGRRVVRRRSRAAG encoded by the coding sequence ATGGCAGACAAGGAGCTACTCAAAGAAGTCGGACAGGAGTTGTGGGGGTCAGTCAAGAAGCTGCGTCCGGGTTTGCCTCGTGAATCTCGATTGGAGCTCACCCTCAAGGCACTGATGGTGATTGGTGATCTTTCCGACCAGGTTCAGGCTGCGGTTGTTGTGGGTCTCATTGCCGAGCAAGAACCGCCTGAGAATGAACCTCAGGGCAAAGATGTCACAACCAGTCCTGACAACGAGCCTGAGGTGGAGCAGACACCTGATGGTCGTCGAGTGGTGCGTCGTCGATCACGTGCTGCCGGTTGA
- a CDS encoding DCC1-like thiol-disulfide oxidoreductase family protein, producing MLKTLVYDGGCPFCKAFALQSELKGGIPDLLIRDGRLEHGLRNDLRQRGFDLSEGAVLMDGDRIWHGSEAISVLCSQLKPSDPLLVLLNGLFRDSKRARFLYPGLLAARQLALALKGLTVDPDRA from the coding sequence TTGCTGAAAACGCTGGTCTACGACGGTGGCTGTCCTTTCTGCAAAGCATTTGCCTTGCAAAGCGAACTGAAAGGAGGCATTCCAGATCTCCTGATCCGGGATGGAAGGCTTGAACATGGACTCCGCAACGATTTACGCCAGCGGGGATTCGATTTGAGCGAAGGAGCCGTATTGATGGACGGAGATCGGATTTGGCACGGAAGCGAAGCAATTTCTGTTCTCTGCAGCCAACTCAAACCAAGCGATCCACTTTTGGTATTGCTGAATGGACTCTTCCGAGATAGCAAGAGAGCTAGGTTTTTATATCCAGGGTTGCTTGCAGCCCGTCAGCTCGCTCTAGCACTCAAGGGACTGACTGTGGATCCAGATCGAGCCTGA
- a CDS encoding prohibitin family protein codes for MQTPSQMRSVTPGGPEGGLVAILGLVLAALLLLSQALFVVPAGEVAVVTTLGKVSGASRQPGLNTKLPLVQQVWPFSIRTQVRPENFATLTKDLQVIEATATIKYALRADQAGRAYSTIASSDRDIYPRIIQPSLLKALKSVFSQYELVTIASEWNDISTLVEETVADELQQFDYVQVLGLDLTGLEIAEEYRAAIEQKQIAEQQLLRAQTEVKIAEQEALRYDTLNKSLDDRVLYKLFLDKWDGMTQVVPGLPGTNGGMPSVIVGSKK; via the coding sequence ATGCAGACCCCATCTCAGATGCGTTCGGTGACCCCAGGAGGGCCTGAAGGAGGACTGGTCGCGATCCTTGGTCTCGTCTTAGCCGCTCTGCTGTTGCTTTCTCAGGCTTTATTTGTGGTGCCAGCTGGTGAAGTTGCTGTTGTGACAACACTTGGCAAGGTCAGTGGTGCGTCACGCCAACCTGGTTTGAATACCAAACTCCCCCTGGTGCAGCAGGTTTGGCCCTTCAGTATTCGCACCCAGGTTCGACCTGAAAATTTTGCGACCCTTACCAAGGATTTGCAGGTGATTGAGGCTACGGCCACGATCAAATATGCATTGCGTGCTGATCAAGCTGGTCGGGCTTACAGCACGATCGCAAGCAGTGATCGTGATATTTATCCCCGTATCATTCAGCCTTCTTTGCTGAAAGCACTTAAATCTGTGTTTTCTCAATATGAATTGGTCACAATTGCATCCGAGTGGAATGACATCTCAACTCTTGTTGAAGAAACGGTTGCAGATGAACTTCAACAATTTGATTATGTACAGGTTCTCGGGCTTGATCTCACAGGACTAGAAATTGCCGAAGAGTATCGAGCAGCGATTGAGCAGAAACAAATTGCTGAGCAGCAACTTCTCAGAGCTCAAACCGAGGTGAAAATTGCTGAGCAAGAGGCTTTGCGCTACGACACTTTGAACAAAAGTCTTGATGATCGAGTGTTGTACAAATTATTTCTAGACAAGTGGGACGGCATGACCCAAGTTGTTCCTGGTTTGCCAGGAACCAACGGTGGTATGCCTTCCGTGATCGTTGGATCAAAGAAGTAA
- a CDS encoding oxidoreductase, with translation MSKPQRTVLITGASSGIGKATAQLLLVQGWKVIAAARNTESMNDLRASGAEVLSLDITDSQSRQSVVRHIHQQFGTLDALVNNAGFGDVGPIETMPIQTAQKLFEVNVFGLIGLTQMVLPEMRKRGKGRVINLSSIAGRFVTPGAGWYGASKFALEALSDALRLELHQFGIKVVIIEPGLIATRFETVASKSMAEAQRDLAWAPMMKKVQGNWVEGFKRASPADVVAATIHKALDARAPKARYRCGHRAQSAVIQRLLPTSLWDSIIRNQMT, from the coding sequence ATGTCCAAGCCTCAACGGACTGTTTTGATCACTGGGGCATCGAGCGGGATTGGCAAAGCCACCGCTCAGCTCCTTCTGGTTCAAGGCTGGAAGGTCATCGCTGCAGCACGAAACACAGAATCAATGAACGATCTTCGTGCGTCAGGTGCCGAAGTCCTATCTCTCGATATCACTGACAGCCAATCAAGGCAATCTGTTGTGAGGCATATCCATCAACAATTTGGAACTCTTGATGCCCTTGTGAACAATGCGGGCTTTGGAGACGTAGGTCCGATAGAAACCATGCCAATACAAACCGCTCAGAAGCTGTTTGAGGTCAACGTCTTCGGCTTAATCGGACTCACCCAAATGGTATTGCCGGAAATGAGAAAGCGTGGCAAGGGAAGAGTCATCAATCTTTCATCGATCGCGGGGCGATTTGTTACCCCTGGAGCCGGTTGGTATGGGGCAAGTAAATTTGCCCTGGAAGCGCTGAGCGATGCCTTGCGTCTAGAGCTTCACCAATTCGGAATCAAAGTGGTCATTATCGAACCCGGCTTAATTGCAACCCGCTTCGAAACCGTCGCTAGCAAATCAATGGCTGAAGCCCAAAGAGATCTCGCATGGGCTCCAATGATGAAGAAAGTGCAAGGAAACTGGGTTGAGGGGTTCAAAAGGGCATCTCCGGCAGACGTCGTTGCTGCGACCATCCACAAGGCCTTAGATGCCCGCGCCCCAAAAGCACGTTATCGATGCGGCCACCGGGCCCAGTCTGCAGTCATACAAAGACTTCTGCCCACAAGCCTGTGGGATAGCATCATTCGTAATCAGATGACCTAA
- a CDS encoding orange carotenoid-binding protein, with protein MFTIDKAAQIFPDTRTADAVPAITARYKLLSADDQLALIWFAYLEMGRTITVAAPGAARMAIAQPTLDEITSMSFSEQSRVMCDLAGKVDAPISKRYAFWSINVKLGFWYELGELMNQGKVAPIPEGYKLSSNANAVLESVKKVEQGQQISILRNFVVDMGFDPDSDDSAIISEPIVAPTPSEAREKVFIPGVLNQTVLDYMELLNSNDFDGLIKLFLSDGALQPPFQRPIVGTEAILKFFKRDCQNLKLLPKGGYGEPTDGGFNQIKVTGQVQTPWFGGEVGMNVAWRFLLDENNKIYFVAIDLLASPAELLKLGKS; from the coding sequence ATGTTCACGATCGATAAGGCCGCGCAGATATTCCCAGATACACGCACAGCTGATGCTGTTCCAGCGATTACTGCTCGCTACAAGTTGTTGAGCGCGGACGATCAACTCGCACTGATTTGGTTTGCCTATTTAGAGATGGGGCGCACGATCACAGTTGCAGCTCCAGGCGCTGCACGTATGGCGATCGCACAGCCAACGCTGGATGAAATTACAAGTATGAGCTTCAGCGAGCAAAGCCGCGTGATGTGCGACCTGGCTGGAAAAGTTGATGCTCCAATTTCAAAGCGTTATGCCTTCTGGTCGATCAATGTGAAATTGGGTTTCTGGTACGAACTCGGTGAGCTGATGAATCAGGGGAAAGTCGCCCCAATTCCCGAGGGCTATAAGTTGTCATCCAATGCGAACGCTGTTCTTGAATCAGTCAAAAAAGTTGAGCAGGGACAGCAGATCAGCATCTTGCGGAATTTTGTAGTTGATATGGGTTTTGACCCTGACAGCGACGATTCAGCCATTATTTCTGAACCGATTGTTGCTCCAACACCTTCAGAAGCTCGCGAAAAGGTTTTCATTCCTGGTGTGTTGAACCAAACAGTTCTCGATTACATGGAACTTCTGAATTCCAATGATTTTGATGGATTGATTAAATTATTTTTATCGGATGGCGCTCTTCAACCCCCCTTCCAAAGACCGATCGTCGGAACAGAAGCCATTCTCAAATTCTTCAAGCGCGATTGTCAGAACCTAAAGCTATTGCCTAAGGGTGGTTATGGCGAACCTACAGATGGCGGTTTCAACCAAATCAAAGTGACCGGACAAGTTCAAACACCTTGGTTTGGAGGAGAAGTCGGCATGAATGTTGCTTGGCGTTTCCTTCTGGACGAGAACAACAAAATCTATTTTGTTGCCATCGACCTCCTCGCATCACCAGCTGAACTTTTGAAACTTGGTAAAAGCTGA
- a CDS encoding fatty acid desaturase: MVKAESVQQRELGLVLAAMITAIWCITLVGCLSLNLESLRLATLIPLVLLRTFVQTGLFIIGHDAMHGTLAPKSSKLNHGIGTAALILYAGLSYHWCKSNHNLHHLKAETERDPDYLSHPDQSALRWFWDFMSRYLNAGQLTILVAQWMTLIILIPSTDQQAVLSVAVFCVLPLILSALQLFFVGTWFPHHLNKNNPNRQTPRSLTIHPWLSFAACYHFGYHREHHLSPSTPWFDLPRLRQRSPLSQTA; the protein is encoded by the coding sequence TTGGTAAAAGCTGAATCAGTTCAGCAGCGTGAGCTGGGTTTGGTACTTGCCGCAATGATCACAGCGATTTGGTGTATCACACTTGTGGGCTGCCTTTCGTTGAATCTTGAATCATTGCGGCTTGCAACACTCATCCCACTCGTTCTGTTGAGAACTTTTGTTCAAACGGGTTTATTTATCATTGGCCACGACGCCATGCATGGAACCCTTGCCCCCAAAAGTTCAAAACTCAACCATGGCATTGGTACTGCTGCGCTAATTCTTTATGCAGGTCTGAGTTATCACTGGTGCAAGAGCAACCACAATCTTCACCACCTCAAGGCTGAAACCGAGAGAGACCCTGATTACCTAAGCCATCCAGACCAATCCGCTTTGCGATGGTTTTGGGACTTCATGAGCCGGTACTTGAATGCCGGACAACTCACGATTTTAGTTGCGCAATGGATGACACTGATCATCCTGATCCCATCAACGGATCAACAAGCAGTTTTATCCGTTGCTGTGTTCTGTGTTCTCCCTTTAATTCTGAGCGCTCTGCAACTCTTTTTTGTAGGTACATGGTTTCCCCACCACCTCAATAAGAACAATCCCAATCGTCAAACACCGAGGAGTTTGACGATTCATCCATGGCTCTCGTTCGCAGCTTGCTATCACTTTGGATATCATCGCGAACACCACCTATCACCGTCCACCCCCTGGTTTGATCTTCCGCGTTTGCGCCAACGATCCCCATTGAGTCAGACGGCCTGA
- a CDS encoding sulfite exporter TauE/SafE family protein, which produces MVPWWDIPILISLGLLAGGLAGLLGIGGGLIFAPVLLWLNLPAHQALATSSFAIVPTALAGTIVHLQSGSLPTRSALAIGLAGFGSALIFGRLGGLATGWMLLAMQTSVYVLLAFSIKEPPQAETNEAEEEETVEDAEIEETSAPLLAGVGCIAGWTAGMLGLGGGLVLVPLMSGPFAVPIHQAIRLSTVAVLCSASAASLQFLHEGRGIPWMGLTLGCVAALAAQWSARRLDLFDSSVLVRCLRGLAIVLAIDSSRRAIQLVLN; this is translated from the coding sequence GTGGTGCCTTGGTGGGATATCCCGATCTTGATCAGCCTCGGACTCCTAGCGGGTGGATTGGCTGGATTGTTAGGAATCGGCGGCGGTCTTATCTTTGCGCCGGTTCTGCTCTGGCTCAACCTTCCGGCTCATCAGGCCCTCGCCACTAGCAGCTTTGCGATTGTCCCAACCGCTTTAGCTGGGACAATCGTGCACCTTCAAAGCGGAAGCCTGCCAACACGATCGGCCTTAGCCATTGGGTTAGCAGGCTTCGGATCAGCATTGATATTTGGACGACTCGGTGGCCTTGCCACTGGATGGATGCTGTTAGCCATGCAGACATCGGTGTATGTCTTGTTGGCTTTTTCCATCAAAGAGCCGCCACAAGCTGAGACAAATGAAGCTGAAGAGGAAGAAACAGTCGAAGACGCAGAAATAGAAGAAACATCCGCACCCCTGCTGGCTGGGGTGGGCTGCATCGCGGGTTGGACAGCAGGCATGCTTGGCCTGGGCGGAGGACTCGTGCTCGTACCACTCATGAGTGGGCCTTTTGCAGTCCCCATCCATCAGGCGATTCGACTGAGCACCGTGGCAGTGCTTTGCTCAGCAAGTGCAGCGTCACTCCAGTTTCTGCACGAAGGTAGGGGCATTCCCTGGATGGGACTCACGCTGGGCTGCGTTGCGGCATTAGCCGCCCAATGGTCAGCGAGACGCCTCGATCTTTTTGATTCGTCAGTGTTGGTTCGTTGTCTACGAGGATTAGCCATCGTCTTGGCCATCGACAGCAGTCGCCGCGCCATTCAACTGGTACTGAATTGA